A single genomic interval of Mycolicibacterium holsaticum DSM 44478 = JCM 12374 harbors:
- a CDS encoding GNAT family N-acetyltransferase produces the protein MNFWRSTSLHPGWPVPVGPLRVPAGVVRLRPVRLRDGAQWSRIRLADQEHLERWEPATGMDWKARHAVTSWPAVCSGLRAEARKGRMLPYVIELDGQFCGQLTIGNVTHGALRSAWIGYWVARSVTGGGVATAALALGVDHCFGPVSLHRVEATVRPENAASRAVLAKVGFREEGLLRRYLDVDGAWRDHLLVAVTVEEVDGSASSTLVRRGRAAWV, from the coding sequence GTGAACTTCTGGCGGTCCACCTCCTTGCATCCCGGGTGGCCAGTGCCCGTAGGTCCGCTCCGGGTACCCGCAGGGGTGGTGCGACTGCGACCGGTACGGCTGCGCGACGGCGCCCAATGGAGCCGGATCCGGCTGGCCGACCAAGAGCACTTGGAGCGGTGGGAGCCGGCCACCGGGATGGATTGGAAAGCGCGCCATGCTGTTACGTCGTGGCCGGCGGTGTGTTCGGGGCTGCGGGCCGAGGCGCGCAAGGGCCGGATGCTGCCCTATGTGATCGAACTCGACGGCCAGTTCTGCGGCCAGCTCACGATCGGAAACGTGACGCACGGAGCGCTGCGGTCGGCGTGGATCGGGTACTGGGTGGCCAGGTCTGTCACCGGGGGCGGGGTCGCGACCGCAGCCTTGGCGTTGGGTGTGGACCACTGCTTCGGCCCCGTCTCGCTGCACCGCGTCGAGGCGACGGTACGGCCGGAGAACGCGGCGAGCCGCGCGGTGCTGGCAAAGGTCGGCTTCCGCGAGGAAGGCCTGCTGCGCCGCTATCTCGACGTCGACGGGGCGTGGCGTGATCACCTGTTGGTTGCCGTCACCGTCGAGGAGGTCGACGGTTCGGCGTCATCGACGCTGGTCCGCCGGGGGCGCGCGGCCTGGGTGTAG
- the sepX gene encoding divisome protein SepX/GlpR — protein MPSIPQSLLWISLVVLWLFVLVPMLISKRDAVRRTSDVALATRVLNSGRNARLLRRPRPAAGHASDPDWRPSEDDLDDDYGDAVDEAPARAPERTLVRAAVVEAERDAESEYLDVDVIGEDSGALPVGESAMYEDDEPDAETGELTLEFDESAGDEPADTPPQAHDDSHDSHDSHDSHDSHDSDDSDDDAYEYVDDSSGLEAPSETDLQLADSMTAARRRRHESKTAAAVSARKYNFRKRMLTAMAAMLVVSAIAAATLSPSLWWLCGAVGGVTVLYLGYLRRQTRIEERLRRRRAQRIARSRLGVENTLDSEFDVVPARLRRPGSVVLEIDDEDPDFEHLEYVPFARGFDLPRAAGQ, from the coding sequence ATGCCAAGCATCCCCCAATCTCTGCTGTGGATCTCGCTCGTCGTCCTCTGGTTGTTCGTTCTCGTCCCGATGCTGATCAGCAAGCGGGACGCGGTTCGCCGCACCAGTGACGTCGCCCTGGCGACGCGGGTGCTCAACAGCGGCCGCAACGCACGTCTGCTGCGACGCCCCCGTCCGGCGGCCGGGCACGCGAGCGATCCGGACTGGCGCCCGTCCGAGGACGATCTGGACGACGACTATGGCGACGCGGTCGACGAAGCGCCGGCCCGTGCGCCCGAGCGAACGCTGGTGCGCGCGGCTGTGGTCGAGGCCGAGCGCGACGCGGAGTCCGAGTACCTCGACGTGGATGTCATCGGTGAGGACTCCGGGGCGCTGCCCGTCGGCGAGTCGGCGATGTATGAGGACGACGAACCCGATGCCGAAACCGGCGAGCTGACACTGGAATTCGACGAGTCGGCCGGAGACGAACCCGCCGACACGCCGCCGCAGGCCCACGACGACTCCCACGACTCCCACGACTCCCACGACTCCCACGACTCCCACGACTCCGACGACTCCGACGACGACGCGTACGAATATGTCGACGACTCGTCGGGGCTCGAGGCGCCCTCGGAAACCGATTTGCAGCTCGCCGACTCGATGACTGCGGCAAGGCGGCGCAGGCACGAGTCCAAGACGGCCGCCGCGGTGAGTGCCCGCAAGTACAACTTCCGCAAGCGGATGCTGACCGCGATGGCGGCGATGCTGGTGGTATCCGCGATCGCGGCGGCGACGCTGTCACCGTCGTTGTGGTGGCTGTGTGGCGCAGTCGGCGGTGTGACGGTGCTGTACCTGGGTTATCTGCGCCGTCAGACCCGCATCGAGGAGCGGCTGCGGCGTCGCAGGGCCCAGCGGATCGCCCGCTCGCGACTGGGCGTGGAGAACACCCTTGACAGCGAGTTCGACGTCGTGCCTGCGCGGCTGCGGCGGCCGGGTTCTGTGGTGCTGGAGATCGACGACGAGGATCCCGACTTCGAGCACCTGGAATATGTGCCGTTCGCCCGAGGGTTTGACCTGCCGCGGGCCGCGGGCCAGTAG
- a CDS encoding TetR/AcrR family transcriptional regulator encodes MPSKTAALTGPPVGVREARRLETRSRLFDAALAEIARRGLADADVSAIAATAGVARGTFYFHFPTKEHVLIELERTEETRIVTELGDAEGDLESVLSQVVNHVLDAERRLGTVVFRDMLGLHFSATRPVEDELVRHPLAEFVIALIQGAQDVGQVPSDADPAELGIFFLTGLFALLATGAHDPAVLRRYVTTIVNGMEKR; translated from the coding sequence AAAACCGCCGCCCTGACCGGACCGCCGGTCGGCGTCCGAGAGGCGCGACGACTCGAAACCCGGTCGCGACTGTTCGACGCGGCGCTGGCCGAAATCGCACGGCGTGGTCTGGCCGACGCCGATGTCAGCGCGATCGCCGCGACGGCGGGTGTGGCCAGAGGAACGTTTTACTTCCACTTCCCGACGAAGGAACACGTCCTCATCGAGTTGGAGCGCACCGAGGAGACCCGGATCGTCACCGAACTCGGCGACGCCGAGGGCGATCTGGAGTCCGTGCTCTCGCAGGTCGTCAACCATGTGCTCGACGCTGAACGCCGTTTGGGCACAGTTGTTTTCCGCGACATGCTGGGATTGCATTTCTCGGCGACACGTCCTGTCGAGGACGAGTTGGTGCGACACCCGCTGGCCGAGTTCGTCATCGCCCTCATCCAAGGAGCACAAGACGTCGGCCAAGTGCCCTCGGACGCAGATCCTGCAGAACTCGGGATCTTCTTTCTGACCGGCCTTTTCGCGCTCTTAGCCACCGGGGCCCATGACCCCGCGGTGTTACGTCGCTATGTGACAACGATTGTCAACGGAATGGAGAAACGATGA